A genomic region of Halichondria panicea chromosome 5, odHalPani1.1, whole genome shotgun sequence contains the following coding sequences:
- the LOC135336492 gene encoding uncharacterized protein LOC135336492 translates to MLYTHSHCRYMWHCVQYIYRCMSVYRTTSHEGKLKKRPNCCQQPKSLQQLTIPIMESNVAYNVVPTTKNVTQHGMQGSPHQMEENIAYNIIDNEKYATLTDQNIAYNIVETSTETQRSCKKNPAYNIVENANKIRKDSQTQETDEYVYIVPNTTTRKDEHTTNTSQMTTQLKHHRVVSILAIVFALLSLTLAVAALVHTSIELRNVNQEITSITIILNNISDQQNSQILFRDVQNINSILEELEPFYLGTINNPASSCSDIPQDRSSGEYWIRNTTSSLVQVYCDMNGTSCSCNTAGGWMRVANLDMTDPNQNCPDGFNLTIRTEPPLRTCGRTGELRTGCTSFPIQTYGVEYSHVCGRIISYQNGRPDAFAPFHRRRTSLTIDRDYVDGISLTHGQSPRQHIWTFACAIDEFVSNINTQSSRCPCTRPNDAFLGTVPPFIGQDYFCETGAGAGDRGRFFANDPLWDGQGCADNSTCCEFNNPPWFCKQLPQPTTDDIEMRICFDQGFPDEDTPIEIMEMYVR, encoded by the coding sequence ATGctctacacccactcacactgtAGGTATATGTGGCACTGtgtgcagtatatatataggtgcatgTCAGTCTATCGTACAACAAGTCACGAAGGAAAGTTAAAAAAACGTCCTAACTGCTGTCAACAACCAAAGAGTTTGCAGCAGCTAACAATTCCAATTATGGAGTCTAATGTAGCCTACAATGTTGTTCCTACTACTAAGAACGTCACACAACATGGAATGCAAGGTTCCCCTCATCAAATGGAAGAGAATATTGCCTATAACATCATCGATAATGAGAAATATGCAACACTTACAGATCAGAACATTGCCTACAACATTGTGGAGACATCTACTGAAACACAAAGAAGTTGTAAAAAAAATCCAGCCTATAACATTGTGGAAAATGCCAATAAAATTCGGAAAGACAGTCAAACACAAGAAACGGACGAATATGTATACATAGTGCCAAATACAACTACGAGAAAAGATGAGCATACAACAAACACATCTCAAATGACGACTCAACTAAAACACCACAGAGTTGTATCCATCCTAGCTATTGTATTTGCTCTACTATCTCTTACATTAGCTGTGGCAGCACTGGTACACACGAGCATAGAGTTAAGGAATGTTAATCAAGAAATAACATCAATCACAATAATACTAAACAACATTTCTGATCAACAAAATTCACAAATACTTTTCAGAGATGTTCAGAACATAAATTCTATTCTTGAAGAACTTGAGCCATTCTATCTTGGAACAATCAACAACCCAGCTAGCTCTTGTAGTGACATCCCTCAAGACCGATCATCTGGAGAATACTGGATTCGAAACACCACTAGCTCTCTTGTTCAGGTCTACTGTGACATGAATGGaacaagctgtagctgcaacactgCAGGAGGATGGATGAGGGTAGCCAACCTCGACATGACCGATCCCAACCAAAACTGCCCAGACGGATTCAACCTTACAATAAGGACAGAGCCACCACTGCGTACTTGTGGTAGAACAGGAGAACTCAGAACTGGTTGTACGTCTTTTCCAATTCAAACTTACGGAGTGGAATACTCGCATGTGTGTGGTCGAATCATATCGTATCAAAATGGTCGACCGGATGCTTTTGCACCTTTTCATCGAAGAAGAACATCGCTGACAATCGACAGAGATTACGTTGACGGAATCAGTCTCACACACGGACAATCACCACGGCAACACATCTGGACATTTGCGTGCGCCATTGATGAGTTTGTCTCTAACATTAACACCCAATCCAGCCGATGTCCTTGTACACGTCCAAACGATGCTTTCCTAGGAACCGTACCACCCTTCATCGGACAAGATTATTTCTGTGAGACTGGCGCTGGGGCTGGCGATAGGGGACGATTTTTCGCTAACGATCCACTCTGGGACGGTCAGGGTTGCGCGGATAACAGTACTTGCTGTGAGTTCAACAATCCACCGtggttctgcaagcaactcCCTCAACCAACTACAGACGATATCGAGATGAGGATTTGTTTCGATCAAGGTTTTCCAGATGAAGATACACCCATTGAGATAATGGAGATGTACGTTCGCTAA